TACAGGTGTGCGGTCTCGACGATGGCTTTCGCTTCGTCGTCGAACATCTGCTGGCCCAGGCCGGCACCGATGCGGCTGTTGACGCCGCCGGTGGTGGCGATCTTGATCACGTCGACGCCGCGCGCGATCTGGCGGCGCACGGCGCGCCGGCAGTCTTCGGCGCCGTCGCAGGTATTGCCGTGGACGTCGATGGCCGCGTGCAGTTCATCGCGGAAGCCCAGGGTCGGGTCCATGTGGCCGGCGGTGGTGGAGATCGCATTGCCGGCGTCGATGATCCGCGGGCCCGGCACCTTGCCGGCGGCAATGGCATCGCGCAGCGCCAGCGTGACGCCATCCTCGTCCCCCAGGTTGCGCACGGTGGTGAAGCCGGCGGCCAGTGTCTTGCGCGCATTTACCGCGGCCTCGTAGGCGTGATCGGCCACACCCTTCGACACGCCGTCCAGCTGGCCTTCGACGCCGGCCTTGTCCGAAACCAGGTGGACATGGCTGTCGATGAGGCCGGGCAGCACATAGCGGTCGCGCAGGTCGATCACCGACACCGTGGCCGTTGCCGGCACCCCGGTGAATGCCGATGCCTCGACATGGCCGTCGCGGACGGCTTCGATGCGGCCATCGCGCAGCAGCAGCGTGCTGGCGCCCCGTGCCGGTCGGCCCGGGCGATCGAGCAGGTGGCCGGCCTGCACCACGGTCCACTGTGGCGCGGCCACCTGGGCGATGGCGGGCGGGGCCGCGATGACCAGCAGGGCAGGCAACAGCAGCGTGAGCGCCGTGGAGCGGCGCGCCTTGGAGCGACTCGTGGTCATTGCGTTGGATCCCCGGTGCGAATGTGCTTCCCGCTGCAGCATAAGTGCCGCGGCGCTGGCGCGTCACCGGATCGGGTCGACTACTTTCGGGGTCCGCAGCCACTGATTGGCCAGCAGGGTGACCTGGGCCCGCGCACGCTCGGCGGCGCGGAACAGGATCTCGCGGATCACACCCGGGCAGGCATCGGCATCGACCCAGATCCGGGCTTCGCCGGTCGGAATCGGGCCGGACTCGAGGTCGCCGGCCGGGGATGGGTCCACGTCAGGACTTGTTGCCGGATCCGCTTTCCGACGGTTCGGGGTTGGCAGGCGGATTGGCGGTATCGCGGGCCTGCTGCTTCTTGGCCTGCTTCTCGTCCTGCTTCTTTTTCTTGGCGATTTCGCGCTGGCGCTTTTCGAAGGAGTAATTGGGCTTTGCCATGGGCGATCTCGTTGTGCGGGCCGCCAGTGTAGGGCATCGAGGTTCATTTGCCCGTGTACGGCGCCTTGCCGGGCGGTGGCCGGGCGCTGGAAAAACGCCGCGAGGCCCGCACATCAGGCTTGCGAGCACTGGCCGGGCCAGCTGCGAAAGGCCACATTGACGCGGTGAACATGCTGAATCTCGATTTTGACAACGCCTTCGTCCGCGAGCTGCCTGGCGATCCGGACGATGGTCCGGGTGTGCGGCAGGTCCACGGCGCCCTGTACTCGCGCGTGGCCCCTTCCCCGGTCGCGGCGCCGCGACTGCTGGCCCATTCGGCCGA
Above is a genomic segment from Lysobacter sp. S4-A87 containing:
- a CDS encoding amidohydrolase family protein, translating into MTTSRSKARRSTALTLLLPALLVIAAPPAIAQVAAPQWTVVQAGHLLDRPGRPARGASTLLLRDGRIEAVRDGHVEASAFTGVPATATVSVIDLRDRYVLPGLIDSHVHLVSDKAGVEGQLDGVSKGVADHAYEAAVNARKTLAAGFTTVRNLGDEDGVTLALRDAIAAGKVPGPRIIDAGNAISTTAGHMDPTLGFRDELHAAIDVHGNTCDGAEDCRRAVRRQIARGVDVIKIATTGGVNSRIGAGLGQQMFDDEAKAIVETAHLYRKKVAVHAHGADGIAVALRAGADSIEHGTLLDDADIALFRKTGAYYVPTLSTVNGYKERLAKNPEAYTGEVRSKIEWRIGITGKALEQAVPAGVRIAFGTDAGVSLHGRNADEFELMVAHGMTAASAIQAATVNAADLLGLADQVGSLEPGKRADLIAVSGDPLTDVTVLKQVQFVMKDGRVEKDVRGLQASVPAGSTAR